The Niallia alba genome includes a window with the following:
- a CDS encoding STAS domain-containing protein gives MHNNEGVYQYFIDNTERLTEEWYKNLTKNDPKGVYASTDSYTIETIKKQNNDFHHRLAGLFIKDKEEFLEDIKDWIFKIATDQAHLDTPIHFIIREFIRTREQYFQLIKEYATKHHVGQERVIEWSHGVVKVLDEIILKYTEEHHNYSNRQLVAQQEMINELSSPVISLSNSRALLPLVGDIDTARAASILENTIKQCAEKKVSRLFIDLSGVVIIDTMVAHQIFQLINGLSLIGVKTTLSGIRPEIATTAIQLGLSFTDISIASTLSKAIEQDGNLKK, from the coding sequence TTGCACAATAATGAGGGCGTCTATCAATATTTCATCGACAATACAGAAAGACTAACAGAAGAATGGTATAAAAATCTAACAAAAAATGACCCTAAAGGTGTATATGCATCAACTGATTCATATACAATTGAAACAATAAAGAAGCAGAATAATGATTTTCATCATCGGCTTGCTGGTCTATTTATTAAGGACAAGGAAGAATTCCTTGAAGATATAAAGGACTGGATTTTTAAAATTGCGACCGATCAAGCACACTTAGATACACCTATTCATTTTATTATTCGTGAATTTATTCGAACGAGAGAGCAATATTTTCAATTGATTAAAGAATATGCAACAAAACATCATGTTGGGCAGGAGCGCGTCATTGAATGGAGTCATGGCGTTGTAAAGGTTCTAGATGAAATTATTTTGAAATACACAGAGGAACATCACAATTATTCAAATAGGCAACTAGTAGCACAACAGGAAATGATCAACGAACTAAGTTCTCCAGTCATTTCTTTAAGCAACTCAAGAGCGCTGTTGCCGCTTGTTGGAGATATTGATACAGCCCGTGCTGCTTCTATATTAGAAAATACGATTAAACAATGTGCAGAGAAGAAAGTATCCCGATTATTCATTGATCTATCAGGTGTAGTCATTATTGATACAATGGTTGCCCATCAAATATTTCAACTGATTAATGGTTTAAGCCTAATTGGTGTGAAAACGACGTTATCAGGTATTCGACCTGAAATAGCAACAACAGCTATACAATTAGGATTATCTTTTACAGATATTTCAATTGCTTCCACTCTTTCTAAAGCAATTGAGCAAGATGGTAACTTAAAAAAATAA
- a CDS encoding aspartate/glutamate racemase family protein — translation MKTIGLIGGLSWESTTDYYRYINTLVKEKMGGLHSAKCLLYSFDFEEIVALQKAGHWEKATELMINAAKTLEAGGADVVLICTNTMHKMAKEVQASLSIPLLHIAEVTGNKAKEAGLKKVGLLGTMFTMEHAFYKEALLDQGIETIVPEKEDRESVHHIIFDELCKGIILPESKKTYMRIIEELIDQGAEGVILGCTEIPLLIKQEDSSIPLFDTTFLHAKAAVSFALTKELTLR, via the coding sequence ATGAAAACAATTGGACTTATTGGCGGTTTGAGCTGGGAGTCAACTACTGATTATTATCGATATATAAATACATTGGTAAAAGAAAAAATGGGAGGATTACACTCTGCAAAATGTCTTCTTTATTCATTTGACTTCGAAGAAATCGTCGCCCTTCAAAAAGCTGGTCATTGGGAAAAGGCTACTGAATTAATGATAAACGCCGCAAAAACATTGGAAGCAGGAGGAGCAGATGTTGTCTTAATCTGTACAAATACTATGCATAAGATGGCAAAAGAAGTACAAGCATCCTTATCTATTCCTTTGCTTCACATTGCAGAGGTTACAGGCAACAAAGCGAAAGAAGCTGGTTTGAAAAAAGTTGGTTTATTAGGAACCATGTTTACAATGGAGCATGCCTTTTATAAAGAGGCTCTTTTAGATCAAGGGATAGAAACGATTGTCCCTGAAAAAGAAGATAGAGAATCTGTTCATCACATCATATTTGATGAATTATGCAAAGGAATCATTCTTCCTGAATCGAAGAAAACATATATGCGAATCATTGAAGAGCTTATCGATCAAGGGGCGGAAGGCGTTATATTAGGATGTACAGAGATTCCTTTACTTATTAAACAAGAAGATAGTTCTATTCCGTTATTTGATACAACGTTTTTACATGCAAAAGCTGCTGTTTCCTTTGCTCTTACGAAAGAATTAACTTTAAGATAA
- the pdxR gene encoding MocR-like pyridoxine biosynthesis transcription factor PdxR: MIFITIDRSKSISLTQQIYDQVRNGILEKQLKEGEKLPSSRELAGSIGVSRNIVLEAYERLIAEGYLEVRPNSGTFVAQGTSLSFIERTKRIDAPRKMTENQTYIDFKAGNPAIDYFPRKKWAQLTKEICLHSTEAVFGYGDASGMKELKDALVVYLKRVRGVQCRAEQIFITSGATQGLKLITEMLGKDNKAIAVEDPVTDEMRNIFTFANADIIPVPVDENGIDPNGLPKQAPSFVFVIPSHQFPLGGILSIQRRLQLIEYAQKMNCYIVEDDYDSEFTYEGAPVPSIQGIAPNHVIYVGTFSKILSPGLRIGYVILPEELVDSFEKIKWFSDRHTSSLEQLVLAHFIREGYLDRHVRKMKKIYKEKRERLVAAIQQNFHNATIIGKSAGMHLVVEIPGIDFHSALIHKMEQFGVKVYPIEQYSLEKGKHKERIVMGYGGLSLEEMEKGVHLLRRMLEENGKAFFNGKTI; encoded by the coding sequence ATGATCTTTATCACGATTGACCGATCCAAATCAATTTCATTAACTCAACAAATTTATGATCAAGTTCGTAATGGCATATTGGAAAAACAATTAAAAGAAGGAGAGAAGTTGCCCTCGTCTAGAGAATTAGCAGGTTCTATTGGCGTATCTCGAAATATTGTTCTTGAGGCTTATGAGCGCTTAATTGCAGAAGGGTATTTGGAAGTTAGGCCAAATTCAGGGACCTTTGTAGCACAAGGCACCTCTCTTTCTTTTATAGAAAGAACAAAGAGGATAGATGCTCCTAGAAAAATGACCGAAAACCAGACGTATATAGATTTTAAAGCTGGCAATCCAGCAATAGATTATTTTCCAAGAAAAAAATGGGCACAATTAACAAAGGAAATTTGTTTACATTCTACTGAAGCCGTCTTTGGATATGGAGATGCATCAGGAATGAAAGAATTAAAGGATGCGCTTGTTGTTTATTTAAAAAGAGTCAGAGGAGTACAATGCAGGGCAGAACAGATTTTTATCACATCTGGTGCTACTCAAGGTCTTAAACTTATTACGGAAATGCTTGGTAAAGACAACAAAGCCATTGCTGTGGAAGATCCAGTAACAGATGAAATGAGGAATATATTTACCTTTGCTAATGCGGATATTATTCCTGTTCCCGTGGATGAGAATGGCATCGACCCAAACGGCTTGCCAAAACAGGCACCTAGCTTTGTTTTTGTTATCCCTTCCCATCAATTTCCGTTAGGCGGTATACTCTCTATTCAAAGAAGGCTTCAATTAATAGAATACGCTCAAAAGATGAATTGCTATATTGTGGAAGATGATTATGATAGTGAATTTACCTATGAAGGGGCACCTGTTCCGTCTATTCAAGGAATAGCACCGAACCATGTTATTTACGTGGGAACTTTTAGCAAAATACTATCACCTGGTTTGCGGATTGGGTATGTTATATTACCAGAGGAACTAGTTGATTCCTTTGAGAAAATTAAATGGTTTTCCGATCGCCATACTTCTTCGCTGGAACAATTAGTATTAGCGCATTTTATCAGGGAAGGATATTTAGATCGCCATGTACGCAAAATGAAAAAAATCTATAAAGAGAAAAGAGAACGATTAGTTGCAGCTATTCAGCAAAATTTCCACAACGCTACAATTATTGGTAAATCAGCAGGCATGCATCTAGTTGTGGAGATTCCAGGTATAGACTTTCATTCAGCCTTAATACATAAAATGGAACAATTTGGCGTGAAGGTATATCCAATTGAACAATATAGTTTAGAAAAAGGAAAGCATAAGGAAAGAATCGTAATGGGATATGGAGGATTATCGTTAGAGGAAATGGAAAAGGGGGTCCACTTATTACGAAGAATGCTAGAGGAGAATGGAAAAGCCTTTTTTAATGGAAAAACTATCTAA
- a CDS encoding SepM family pheromone-processing serine protease: MNKSRKSIFSKKWLTILFGVLIVLLFIPTPYYLNQPGSIEALAPKVTVEDGTKSEKGSLNLTTVYSIKANNPYIYLYGLVAPHTEIRKEEEVKGNLSDAEYNKLLLHMMDTSKQNAIIASLHEAGKKVEFNYNGIFVAQVLENSKAKSIIEVGDIIQKVDGKEFTKSTELIAYLREKQAGDKVQLEFMHGKEKKEATVEVIELDKKTGQVGIGIAPEDNMTIKPSIDVAINSENIGGPSAGLMFSLEVYNQIVEEDLTKGYKIAGTGTMDAEGNVGQIGGIQHKIVAAHKEDVDIFFYPRDITEYDTNEKEIKEQVREEGYKDIKIVPVSTLKEAVQYLEKLPEKK; encoded by the coding sequence ATGAATAAATCAAGAAAAAGCATCTTTTCAAAAAAGTGGTTAACCATACTTTTTGGGGTACTCATTGTTCTCTTATTTATCCCAACCCCTTATTATTTAAATCAGCCAGGCTCTATTGAAGCACTTGCACCTAAAGTGACAGTAGAAGATGGAACAAAATCAGAAAAGGGAAGTCTTAATTTAACAACTGTTTATTCGATTAAAGCTAATAATCCCTATATATATTTGTACGGATTAGTCGCACCACATACAGAAATCCGCAAAGAAGAAGAAGTAAAAGGAAATCTTAGTGATGCAGAGTACAATAAGCTATTGCTCCACATGATGGATACTTCCAAGCAAAATGCTATTATTGCTAGCCTTCATGAAGCAGGAAAGAAAGTTGAGTTTAACTATAACGGGATTTTCGTTGCCCAAGTATTAGAAAACTCTAAAGCAAAGTCTATTATCGAAGTTGGAGATATTATCCAAAAGGTAGATGGCAAAGAATTTACGAAAAGTACAGAGTTAATTGCTTATTTAAGAGAGAAGCAGGCAGGAGACAAAGTTCAGTTAGAATTTATGCATGGGAAGGAAAAGAAGGAAGCAACTGTTGAAGTAATTGAATTAGATAAAAAGACAGGTCAAGTTGGAATTGGTATCGCTCCTGAAGATAATATGACAATCAAGCCTTCTATTGACGTTGCGATTAATAGTGAAAATATTGGTGGTCCCTCAGCTGGATTGATGTTTTCATTAGAAGTGTATAATCAGATTGTAGAAGAAGATTTAACAAAAGGGTACAAAATTGCAGGCACCGGAACAATGGATGCAGAAGGAAATGTTGGGCAAATCGGCGGAATTCAGCATAAAATTGTCGCAGCACATAAAGAAGATGTAGATATATTCTTTTATCCTCGAGATATAACGGAATATGACACAAATGAAAAGGAAATTAAAGAACAAGTGAGAGAAGAAGGATATAAAGATATTAAGATTGTCCCAGTTAGTACATTAAAAGAGGCAGTTCAGTATTTGGAAAAGCTTCCTGAAAAGAAATAA
- a CDS encoding FHA domain-containing protein: MKQSIFLIVEQGAPFEAGDFIPLNNSILIAGRKGTNWDPDLSFRNIFVSRKHFAIYYKDHQCYIKDLNSKHGTFLNHRRLNAHEETILKASDKISLANDLIKLSVASIVDDTSDIIPIIDGIEKRLSKEFYLDPLKQELSWYNQTWKFSEKEFKCIDFLIKNKDQFVSKEDLIQCVWSERSQNYGGTFDVSNEEINSIIYRIRKKTKLIISIENIRGKGYILSFINEKNSVI; encoded by the coding sequence ATGAAGCAGTCCATATTCTTAATTGTCGAACAGGGGGCGCCATTTGAAGCGGGAGACTTTATCCCACTGAATAACTCGATTTTGATTGCAGGTAGAAAAGGGACAAACTGGGATCCTGATCTTTCGTTTCGCAATATTTTTGTATCACGAAAGCACTTTGCGATTTATTATAAAGATCATCAATGTTACATCAAGGATTTGAATAGTAAGCACGGAACTTTTTTAAATCATAGACGCTTAAATGCACACGAAGAGACCATCCTCAAAGCTTCTGATAAAATTTCACTAGCAAATGATTTAATTAAACTTTCTGTTGCTTCTATTGTGGATGATACTTCCGATATTATACCGATTATTGACGGGATAGAGAAACGGTTATCAAAGGAATTTTATCTCGATCCACTCAAACAAGAATTGTCCTGGTATAATCAAACGTGGAAATTTTCGGAGAAAGAGTTTAAATGCATCGATTTTCTTATCAAAAATAAGGATCAATTTGTCTCAAAAGAAGACCTGATTCAATGTGTATGGTCAGAGCGAAGCCAAAATTATGGAGGCACGTTTGATGTAAGTAATGAAGAAATCAATTCCATCATTTATCGAATACGCAAAAAAACGAAGCTTATCATTAGCATTGAAAACATAAGAGGAAAAGGATATATTCTTTCTTTTATTAATGAAAAAAATAGCGTGATTTAA
- a CDS encoding PBP1A family penicillin-binding protein, giving the protein MEVSLYISLAVTRMTENNHSRVERRKKIQEEQRSSKNQKPKKRFWKKFLYFSLIVGIVLFLIGVGAIILIIKDAPKFDETLLKNPLSSSLFASDGKTVIAEVGAEKRDDIGIEQIPEVLKDAVLATEDARFYKHHGIDVKRTLVAIFKVITTRSLESGGGSTITQQLVKNSFLSIEQTPTRKIQEWYLAIQLERRFTKEQILEMYFNKNLYGGDVYGVAKASERFFGLNLDELDQLTLEQAALLAGIPQSPNRYMPTVEDNLERAETRRNMVLNYMNRHGYISKSEMTEAQSIPIEETLNIQKPKANKYEAFMNSVLKEVQEKTNANIFEDGLEIYTTIDPDIQQLTEDVLSTSDYVSFPDNEKLQTAVVITDTQTGEIKAIGGGRNFQINSYNYATMMKRQPGSTIKPILDYGPAIEKFKWSTGHMIKDEEYHYSDGTLIRNASRTYAGSKTIRDHLVWSRNIPALKTFQEVGVDAATEFARSLGFPISDEQKGNEANSIGGIDAASPLVMAGAYSAFGNGGYYREPHTVTKIVYSDGRVEKLTPAEKKVMADYTAFLVTDMLRSVVHSGTGAKANISSIDLAGKTGTTNFDEQTVTKYSLPKNAVRDAWFVGYTPQYTGAVWTGFDKTTSSSDYLNSTTDDLSLLVFKAIMSKAATSQDRFKQPDSVGKVGMEYYVKGGEKPQPPKPATPTDFGAIYDEEANQIQLSWNHSPFSGFETSFEVSYTVDGKTTNLTSTKDKSVVLPNPEKGKEYAFTVVAIVEGVKSDIASTSITVEEQAKAPNSPSNLQATYDQASNSILIHWQPSKEGENIQYIVSFTVNGIPQTLAPTSELQATLMGPQPGQTYIITVTATNEIGSSEAVSTSVTVNPTPNPGGWDGSGDDNGLGDIIHPDSNAVNGTTP; this is encoded by the coding sequence ATGGAAGTTTCACTTTATATTTCATTAGCAGTTACTCGAATGACTGAAAATAATCATTCTCGCGTTGAGCGAAGGAAAAAAATACAAGAAGAACAACGTTCATCAAAGAATCAGAAACCAAAGAAAAGATTTTGGAAAAAGTTCTTATATTTTAGCCTTATCGTTGGGATTGTGCTCTTTTTGATTGGAGTGGGAGCAATTATCTTGATTATTAAAGATGCTCCGAAGTTTGATGAAACATTATTAAAAAACCCTTTATCCTCTAGCTTATTTGCTAGTGATGGAAAAACAGTCATCGCCGAGGTAGGGGCAGAAAAACGTGATGATATCGGAATTGAACAAATTCCAGAGGTATTAAAGGATGCTGTTTTAGCAACCGAGGATGCTCGTTTCTACAAGCATCATGGAATCGATGTAAAACGAACATTGGTTGCAATCTTTAAAGTCATTACGACAAGATCGCTAGAAAGTGGTGGTGGAAGTACTATTACCCAGCAGCTGGTGAAAAATTCCTTTCTATCGATTGAGCAAACACCAACAAGAAAAATCCAGGAATGGTACTTGGCAATTCAATTAGAACGCCGCTTCACTAAAGAACAAATTCTAGAAATGTATTTCAACAAAAACCTATACGGTGGCGATGTATATGGAGTAGCAAAAGCATCTGAGCGTTTCTTTGGGCTGAATTTGGACGAATTAGATCAATTAACACTTGAACAAGCTGCGCTATTAGCGGGAATTCCACAAAGTCCGAATCGATACATGCCAACCGTTGAAGACAATCTTGAACGGGCAGAAACACGAAGAAATATGGTTCTTAACTATATGAATAGACATGGTTATATTTCCAAATCAGAAATGACAGAAGCACAAAGTATCCCCATCGAAGAGACGTTAAACATTCAGAAGCCGAAAGCAAATAAATATGAGGCATTTATGAATAGTGTTTTAAAGGAGGTACAAGAAAAGACAAATGCGAATATTTTTGAAGATGGATTAGAAATTTATACAACTATCGATCCGGACATACAACAATTAACAGAAGATGTACTGTCAACCAGTGATTATGTAAGCTTTCCAGATAATGAGAAGCTTCAAACAGCTGTAGTAATTACCGATACACAAACAGGAGAAATTAAAGCCATTGGTGGTGGGAGAAATTTTCAAATTAATTCCTATAATTATGCCACTATGATGAAACGTCAGCCTGGTTCGACGATTAAACCGATACTTGACTATGGACCTGCCATTGAAAAATTCAAATGGTCAACAGGGCACATGATAAAAGATGAAGAATATCATTACAGCGATGGGACGCTGATACGAAATGCAAGTCGTACCTATGCAGGAAGTAAGACGATTCGAGATCACCTTGTTTGGTCACGTAATATACCAGCATTAAAAACGTTTCAAGAAGTTGGCGTAGATGCTGCAACTGAATTTGCTAGAAGTCTAGGCTTCCCGATTTCAGATGAACAAAAAGGAAATGAGGCAAACTCCATTGGTGGAATAGATGCGGCTTCTCCACTTGTGATGGCCGGTGCCTACTCTGCTTTCGGTAATGGTGGTTACTATAGGGAACCCCATACCGTAACAAAAATTGTCTATTCAGATGGGCGTGTTGAGAAATTAACACCGGCTGAGAAAAAAGTAATGGCAGATTATACAGCTTTCTTAGTAACCGATATGTTACGGTCAGTAGTCCATTCAGGTACAGGAGCGAAAGCGAATATTTCTAGTATAGACCTTGCTGGAAAAACCGGAACGACGAACTTTGATGAACAAACCGTTACAAAATATAGCTTACCAAAAAATGCTGTAAGGGATGCGTGGTTTGTAGGGTATACTCCACAATATACTGGAGCCGTATGGACTGGGTTTGATAAAACGACATCTTCGAGTGACTATTTAAATAGCACAACGGACGACCTGTCCTTACTCGTTTTCAAAGCGATAATGTCGAAGGCGGCGACAAGTCAAGATCGATTTAAGCAACCGGACAGTGTTGGGAAAGTGGGAATGGAGTATTACGTAAAGGGTGGAGAGAAACCACAACCACCAAAACCTGCGACACCAACCGATTTTGGCGCCATTTATGATGAAGAAGCAAATCAAATTCAATTATCATGGAATCACTCTCCTTTTAGTGGTTTTGAAACAAGCTTTGAAGTTTCTTATACAGTAGATGGAAAAACAACAAACTTAACATCTACAAAGGATAAAAGCGTCGTCCTTCCAAATCCTGAAAAGGGAAAAGAATATGCCTTTACAGTTGTGGCAATTGTAGAAGGTGTAAAAAGTGATATAGCTTCAACTTCCATCACAGTTGAGGAACAAGCTAAAGCACCAAACAGTCCAAGTAATCTACAAGCAACTTATGATCAAGCATCAAATAGCATTTTGATTCATTGGCAACCTAGTAAGGAAGGTGAAAATATCCAATACATTGTTTCTTTTACGGTTAACGGAATCCCGCAAACCTTAGCACCGACGTCAGAACTACAAGCCACATTGATGGGGCCTCAGCCTGGACAAACGTATATTATTACGGTAACTGCCACAAATGAAATAGGTTCTAGTGAAGCGGTGTCTACATCTGTTACAGTTAATCCGACTCCTAATCCTGGGGGATGGGACGGAAGCGGAGATGATAATGGGCTTGGTGACATTATCCATCCTGATTCAAATGCTGTGAATGGTACAACTCCATAA
- a CDS encoding tetratricopeptide repeat protein — protein sequence MTLEKKLIEKTYYEGYLKDRDESPIEVLGQLYIAEQRKNVPDLTSIRFAQGELYFQYHDYEAAIFKWENISNELEPWAKKNLADAYLELEEYSTAESFYKSIVTDSELLQTEISLQLFSLYFQKGNHEMALGIINNLVATNPDYANIPTIAKSYYEEQQNWEKAVELAVNEGKRTDGLKWYDALIHYSNLGVVQQFEPAYFMESLKNLQEIDFATFERLAISLWKNYQDTPHYLTWVTVFNSIYEPAPSEAEEGLAHILQRAYAHLISGNYSIKEVQEIVPALLANYFLSSTGQQVVEAGSAVLAWNEMFKQSIEHSVVAKAEMVINETTETNVSFQQFMNLFESIITWAEKHDIPLDKKFTQKVQDFLPTDHYQLLMVGSAGSGVNAYINELVGETILAEDANAILTVKDNDYLEINEVTNAGLKSIDTLTNFYKELLVQQESPRVFQLDTPSHYLNQNRWTVTTAPFVENASYADYAMLADSLLFVINERSVFSYNEYEQLKQWKEKSPFLTLQFLIYIDDLDNEKVAAKRLQKATSAIQHYFPDSKIFIYSKQEDREVQLDEVSRYYQNHFTGRNMNEERLQSCISIIQDLITNLLDKRLDMEDSLKASLRLYEEMVSKLTGAKNQLIDMEAAKSELITKQFDEIKKETQEAIKNEIPAILKSCKDFVKEDSDYSKMHVSLNEEMNKRVNQYINDTLSPRIHRSIEEWIQASHKQLEDGQLFLHELSEGFNGIYKEHPLELSCDFVIIEDWKRDARRLSSGLRIEPLNIFNRFNASQVFLKSAGKLLGAIQQNNKMLQSRYQKYLETEDFSEVASSVSTAVLQHFDFYEKGLENDIRMFFIRPKVTLEQFAEEKTKDIEEYKDLLERLKNNPEMFHDPLKLFELRLLQYDWLANTSKPVTTWM from the coding sequence ATGACATTAGAAAAAAAATTAATTGAAAAGACGTATTATGAAGGATATTTAAAAGATAGAGATGAGTCGCCAATTGAGGTTTTAGGACAATTATATATAGCAGAACAAAGAAAGAATGTTCCTGATTTAACTTCCATCCGCTTTGCACAAGGCGAATTATATTTTCAATACCATGACTATGAAGCAGCTATTTTTAAATGGGAAAACATTAGTAATGAATTAGAACCATGGGCAAAAAAAAATCTTGCAGATGCTTATTTGGAATTAGAGGAATATTCTACTGCTGAAAGCTTTTATAAATCAATCGTAACAGATTCAGAGCTTTTACAAACAGAAATATCTCTTCAGCTGTTTTCTTTATATTTCCAAAAAGGGAATCATGAAATGGCTTTAGGAATTATCAATAATCTAGTTGCTACTAATCCGGATTATGCCAATATACCAACTATTGCAAAATCCTATTATGAGGAGCAGCAAAATTGGGAAAAGGCAGTCGAACTTGCTGTTAACGAAGGAAAAAGAACAGATGGATTGAAATGGTATGATGCCTTGATTCATTATAGCAATTTAGGTGTTGTCCAGCAGTTTGAGCCTGCGTACTTTATGGAAAGTTTGAAAAATCTGCAAGAGATAGATTTTGCTACTTTTGAAAGATTAGCCATATCATTATGGAAAAACTATCAAGATACCCCCCACTATCTAACATGGGTAACTGTATTCAATAGCATCTATGAACCAGCGCCTAGTGAAGCGGAAGAAGGATTAGCGCATATTTTGCAAAGAGCGTATGCTCATTTAATTAGTGGCAATTATTCTATTAAAGAAGTGCAAGAAATCGTCCCAGCGCTTTTAGCTAATTATTTCTTATCTTCAACTGGACAACAGGTTGTAGAAGCAGGATCTGCAGTTTTAGCTTGGAATGAAATGTTTAAACAGTCGATTGAACATTCTGTTGTAGCGAAAGCAGAGATGGTAATTAATGAAACAACTGAAACGAATGTATCATTCCAGCAATTTATGAATTTATTTGAATCTATTATCACGTGGGCTGAGAAACATGATATTCCACTTGATAAAAAGTTTACTCAAAAGGTACAAGATTTTCTGCCAACGGATCATTATCAATTATTAATGGTGGGCTCAGCTGGCAGTGGAGTGAATGCATATATTAATGAGCTTGTAGGCGAAACCATTCTAGCGGAAGATGCAAATGCAATTCTAACGGTAAAAGATAACGATTATCTTGAAATTAACGAAGTAACTAATGCTGGTTTAAAATCAATTGATACACTCACAAATTTCTATAAGGAACTACTAGTTCAACAAGAAAGTCCGAGAGTATTTCAATTAGACACTCCTTCACATTATTTAAACCAAAATAGATGGACAGTGACAACTGCTCCTTTTGTTGAAAATGCGTCTTATGCAGATTATGCAATGCTTGCTGATAGTCTCTTATTTGTTATTAATGAACGATCCGTTTTTTCTTATAATGAATATGAACAGTTAAAGCAATGGAAGGAAAAATCACCATTTTTAACGCTTCAATTTTTAATTTATATCGATGATCTCGATAATGAAAAAGTAGCAGCAAAACGTTTGCAGAAGGCAACGTCTGCTATTCAGCATTATTTTCCAGATAGCAAAATCTTTATTTATTCCAAGCAAGAGGATAGAGAAGTTCAATTAGATGAAGTTAGTCGTTACTATCAAAACCATTTTACAGGCAGAAATATGAACGAAGAACGACTGCAAAGCTGTATTTCTATTATTCAAGATTTAATTACCAATCTATTGGATAAACGCTTGGATATGGAAGATAGTTTAAAGGCGTCTCTTCGACTATATGAGGAAATGGTTAGTAAGCTGACTGGAGCTAAAAATCAACTGATCGATATGGAAGCTGCTAAAAGTGAATTAATTACAAAGCAGTTTGATGAAATAAAAAAGGAAACACAAGAGGCCATTAAGAACGAGATTCCAGCTATTTTAAAAAGCTGTAAAGACTTTGTAAAAGAAGATAGTGATTATAGTAAGATGCATGTTTCTCTTAATGAAGAGATGAATAAACGTGTAAATCAGTATATTAATGATACATTATCACCACGCATTCATCGTAGCATTGAGGAGTGGATTCAAGCCTCTCATAAACAATTAGAAGATGGCCAACTATTTCTTCATGAGCTAAGTGAAGGATTTAATGGAATTTACAAAGAGCATCCTTTAGAGCTATCCTGTGACTTTGTGATTATAGAAGATTGGAAAAGAGATGCACGCCGATTATCAAGCGGACTTCGGATCGAGCCATTAAATATTTTCAATCGTTTTAATGCATCACAAGTATTTTTAAAGAGTGCTGGAAAGCTGCTTGGTGCGATTCAACAAAATAATAAAATGCTTCAGTCTAGATATCAAAAATACCTTGAAACAGAGGATTTTTCTGAAGTAGCATCATCTGTTTCGACAGCTGTTTTACAGCATTTTGATTTCTATGAAAAAGGATTGGAAAATGATATTAGAATGTTCTTTATCCGTCCAAAAGTAACACTAGAGCAATTTGCAGAAGAAAAAACAAAGGATATTGAAGAATACAAGGATTTATTAGAACGATTAAAGAATAACCCAGAAATGTTCCATGACCCATTGAAATTATTTGAATTACGCTTACTACAGTACGATTGGCTTGCCAATACATCAAAGCCAGTGACGACATGGATGTAA